GTCCTGGAGTCTGCATACACCTGCCTTTGTACAGGTCATGCAGTCAAGGGGATGCATGGATACAATCAGGTCTATAACGAATTTTCTAATCTCATCTATTTCTGGTGTTCTGGTCTTTACAACCATGCCATCCTTCACCTTCATGGTGCAGGCAATCATTGGGCCCTTTGTGCCTTCTATCTCTACCATACATAGTCTACAGGCACCTATTCCGCGCATGCCCTTCAGATAGCAGAGATTTGGTATATGAATACCTGCAATATCTGCTGCATCTATTAAGTTAATTCCCTCTGGAACCTGGATTTTTTTGCCATCAATTGTGATATTCACAAGGTTTGTCATCTATGCCTCCTTTATATTGATCATTTATAATATATATTATTTTTGAGCAAGGGTAAGACCCCTTTCAAATACTGCCTTGCTTTCGAGTACAATGGCTCCGGTTGGACAGACCTTTATACATTCTCCACACCTTGTGCACCTCTTCTGCCTTATCTCAAAGGGAAGATAGCCACTCAGGAAGGGCTTCTTCTTTTCCCCGAGTATGGCATTGAATTTACAGACATCCTGGCAGGCTCCGCATATTATGCAGAGCTCAGGTATTATCCTGTATCTTATGAGGCCCTTACACTCCATCTGAGGACATTCTGCCTGAATGTGAGCCTCAAAGACACCTGTATCAATCCATTCAAGAACAAATCTTGCTGTATCCTTCCCTTTCTTGCACATAGAGGCAACAAGCATGTATTTCATTATCATTTTCAGTGCTCTTATGTCTTGCTCTGAGCCTTCACCCATCTGGAGTCTTTCAAGCCTGAGCCTTGCCTCATAGGTACCCATCTCGCAGGGAAAACACCTTCCGCACATCGGACCATTAAGAAATTCAGTAATATAATAAAGGGATCTGCCCACAGGACATTTTATTGAAGCTTCAGCCTCCTTTTTAATATCCTCTACCTTTTTTTCTCTTACTTCCATGTTATTACCTCTCCACAGTTTGAAATTAATATATATGGTCTGCAAAGTAACATATTTCAGGCATAAGGTATTTAACTACATCTCTAAAAGAAATTACACCTGCAACCCTGCCCTCTCTCATTACAGGAAGATGTCTTATATTTTTCTGACACATTACACTTAGGACAACGTTAACATCTGTGCTCTCATCGAAGGTCACAGGATCAGGGGTCATCACCTCTGAAATAATTCCTGTCTCAAAGGAAATTTTTTTCGCATATAAATGAACCACATCTCTTTCTGTAAATATGCCTACAAGCTTCTCTCCATCCATAACGAGCACGTCTCCAATGTTTTTTTCAGCCATAAGCCTGATAGCATCTCCTATCCGTGTACCAGGACTTACAGAAACTATCTCCTTGTTCTTTTTTGCTACCAGAAGTTCTCTGAGCTTCATAGTTCCTCCTTTTACTTTACCTTTACACTGTCTTTTGCTTTTTCAATCTTTACCGCACCTATTGGACAGGCTAGATAACAGGCCCTGCACTTTGTACAGTAATCCTGGTCTATAAATAATCTGTCTCTGTAATCCTTTATTGCATCAAAGGCACAGGCTTTCTGGCAGAGACCACAGAGAAAACATTCCTCTCTATCAATAATATATACACCCAGTCCTTTACATTCCTTTGCTCTGCAGTATTTTTCAAAAATATGCTCCTCGTATTCTTCTCTAAAGTATTTTATTGTTGAAAGAACAGGATTGGGTGCGCTCTGACCAAGTCCGCACAGAGAGCTTTTCTGGATATGCCTTCCCAGTTCCTCAAGTCTTTCTATATCTCCTTTTTCTCCTCTGCCATTCGTGATACGCTCTAATATCTGCAACATCTGGTATGTACCTACCCTGCAGGGAGGACATTTTCCGCAGGATTCGGACTGGCAGAAAGAAAGAAAATATTTAGCTATATCAACCATACAGCTTTCCTCATCAAGTACTATCATTCCACCTGAACCCATCATTGAACCTGCTTTTGTTAGAGTATCAAAATCTACTGAGAGGTCAAGAAGGCTTTCGGGAAGGCATCCACCTGAAGGACCTCCTGTCTGGATTGCCTTGAATTTTTTATTTCCAATAATTCCTCCTCCAATATCATAAACAATCTCTCTGAGGGAAATACCCATCGGCACCTCAACAAGGCAGGAATTCTTAACCTTTCCTGCAAGGGCAAAGACCTTTGTTCCTGGAGAATCTTTTGTACCAATTGAGAGGAAATAATCAGCACCCCTTTCTATAATGATAGGGACATTGGCAAAGGTCTCAATATTGTTAAGATTTGTTGGATAACCCCACACTCCACCTCCTACATCTGATAATCTTGGTGGCCTCGGTCTTGGAAATCCCCTGTACCCCTCTATAGAGGCTATTAATGCTGTAGACTCTCCACAGACAAAGGCACCAGCACCCCTTCTTATCTCTATGTCAAAATTAAAACCTGTACCAAGTATATTTTCTCCCAGTAGTCCAAGCTCTCTTGCCTGAGAGATGGCTACACCTAGATTTTCTACTGCTACAGGATATTCATCCCTTACATAGATAAATCCATACTGGGCTCCTATTGCATAAGCGCATATTATCATTCCCTCTATAACGCTGTGAGGATTGCCTTCCATGATGGCTCTATCCATAAAGGCTCCGGGATCTCCTTCATCACCATTGGCAACCACAAATTTTATCTTGCTCTTTGAATTCTTAGTATGTCTCCACTTTTTGCCCGCAGGAAAGCCTGCTCCACCCCTTCCTCTGAGGTTTGCCCTGTCAATCTCATCAAGGACATCATCAGGAGTCATAAAAAAGAGAGCCTTTTCCAGTGCTGAATAACCATTAACCCTTATATAATCTTCTATTGACTTTGGGTCTATCAGACCATTATGGCGGAGTACCAGTCTTAACTGTTTTTTGTAAAGCGGAATATCCTCTATCCTTGCGATGGGTTCATGTAGTATGTCATCCCTGTATAAAAGAGGTCTGAAAAATGTTTTACCTTCTAGTGTATAACTCATTAGATTGGGTACAGTCTCAGGTCTCACCATGGTATAGAAAATTCCTGAAGGCTCTATCTTGAGATTTGGACTTTTTGAACACATTCCCCTGCAACCTGTAATTTTGACTTCAAAGTCCACACCTCTTTTCCTCGCCTCTTCAGTTATCCTGTCTGCTACCTTCAATGAACCAGATGCCCTGCAGGCACTACCTCCACATACAAGAAAGGTTAAAGCCTTCTTTGTTTTCTGCAAACTTTCTCTTAAATTTCTTAGCTCATCTAAATTTCTGAGCCTTTCCATATTTTCTCTTCCTTTTCTTTTTTTATCTTTACGGCATCTATCGGACAGGCTTCATAACAGGCCTTGCACTTAGTGCAGTAATCCTGGTCTATGAAATATCTATCTTTATACTCTTTAATCGCATCAAAGGCACAGGCTTCCTTACATAATCCGCAGAGGAAGCATTCTTTTTCATCTATTACATAAAGACCTATACCCCTGCATACCTTTGCCCTGCAGTATTTGTTAGTTATATGTTCCTCGTATTCTTCTCTAAAGTATTTTATCGTAGATAACACTGGATTGGGCGCTGTCTTTCCCAGTCCACATAGCGAGGCCTTTTTGACACTGTTGCCGAGTGATTCAAGCCTCTCTATATCACCGGGTTCACCTTCCCCTCTAACAATCCTTTCAAGAATCTGTAGCATCTGATAGGTACCTATTCTGCAGGGAGGACATTTTCCACAGGATTCCTGCTGAGTGAAGGATAGAAAGAACCTTGCCACTTCAACCATACAGTCTGTCTCATCCATAACCACTAGACCACCTGAACCCATCATAGAACCTATCTCAAAGAGTGAGTCAAAATCTATCTCTGTATCTATAAGATGAGCAGGTATACAGCCACCTGATGGTCCTCCTGTCTGAACCGCCTTGAGTTTTCTATCGTTCAATATACCTCCACCGATGTCATAGATTATCTCTCTGAGTGTAATACCCATTGGAATCTCGATAAGGCCTGTATTCTTAATCTTACCTGTGAGGGCAAAGACCTTCGTTCCCTTGCTTCCAGCCGTACCCATACTGGCATAGTTTTGACTTCCCACTCTGATAATATATGGAACATTGGCAAATGTCTCAACGTTATTAATGCAGGTGGGGTAGGACCATAGGCCTTTTTCTGCAGGAAATGGTGGTTTCTGACTGGGGAAACCCCTTTTACCTTCAATGGATGCAAGAAGAGCAGTCTCTTCACCACACACAAAAGCACCTGCTCCTTCCCTTATAAAAATATCGAAACTGAATCCAGAGTCGAGGATATTTTCACCCAGCAGTCCGAGCTCTCTTGCCTGATTTATCGCTATGTGTAAATTCTTAACCGCAAGTGGATATTCATGCCTCACATATATGAAGCCGTATTTTGCACCTACTGCATAGGCACATATCATCATTCCCTCTATCAGGGAATGGGGATCTCCTTCCATTATTGAACGATCCATGAAGGCTCCGGGATCTCCTTCATCACCATTCGCTACTACTAGCTTTATTAAAGAGGGTGCCTTTCTTACAACATCCCACTTAACTCCTGTAAGAAAGCCTGCACCTCCTCTGCCCCTCAATCCGGAATTCGTGATCTCCTCTATAATCTCTTCAGGTGTCATTGAAGAAATAGCCTTTGCAAAGGCCTCATAACCATTGTATTTAATGTACTGAAAGATATTACGGGGATCAATCCTCTCATTATTCCTGAGGACTATCCTCTTCTGTTTTTTATAAAAGGGAACTTCATCCATGTGAAATACAGGTTGGGTTAAGGTACTATCTCTGTAAAGGAGCTCTCTCACAGGGATATTACCCTTTAAAGTATAGTTTATAATTTTTGGAACATGCTCAGGGGTTATTCTCTGGTAAAAGTAACCCTGTGGATCTATCTGCATTAGAGGTCCTTTCTGACATAGTCCCTGACAGCCTGTTTTTACAATCTCAAGATCAATCTTATTTGCAGCACTCTCAGAGAGTATTGCTTCTATTACCCTGTGTGAACCCATTGCTGTACAGGCTGTTCCACAACATATTCTTACCCTGGGTTTTTCACTTGCACTGTCATGCTCCAGTTTTTCCCTGAGTTTTTTTAAATCTCCGATACTTCTCAATCTCTCCATTACTTACCTGCCTTAATGGCCTCAACTATTTCATCTACCTTTTTAGGGTCAACAGATCCTATAATCTCATTATTTAAGGTGATGACAGGTGCAAGACCGCAGCAGCCCACACAACCAACAGTCTCAAGCGTTACAGAAAGGTCGGGGGTTGTTTCACCTTCATCAACATGAAGTGTATCTTTTAATTTTTCAAGAACCTTTGATGCACCCCTTACATGACAGGCAGTTCCCATGCACACACAGACCACATTTTTTCCTCGGGGTTTAAAATAAAAATGTTTGTAAAAAGAGGCTGTGCTGTAAATATCAGCAAGGGGGATCTGTAGCTTTTTTGAGAGTTTTCGTAATACATCCTCAGGAAGATAATTGTACTCCTTCTGTATCTCCTGAAGGGCGTGTATAAGAAGCCCCCTTCTTTTCTGCTGGAGGGTTAGTATCTCAGCTGCACTCCTGTAAGAAGAATCAATTATTTCATCATTCAGCTCTTCTATTTTCATCTTACCTCCCTGTAGTGTCAGGCCATATGCTGACCTTTTTTCTTATTGTTACATATGGTTACACTATTACTTAGGGTAACGATTCTAAATATTTATTATTTTAGCACAAAAATTTAGTCTTTCATTATTTTTTTATTTTATAAGTTTATTACTCAACCTGGCTTTTTATTGACCTGGCAATTGAGAGACCTATACCAGAAACCTTGGCGAGTTCATTTAGGGAAGAGCTTTTGATGTGTTCCCTTGTTCTGAATCCAGCATTGTAAAGACTCCTTGCCCTTATTCTTCCTATACCTTTAAGGGTAATTAGTTCAAGGAGTTCTTCCTTTATACCATAACTCATTCTAAGCCTTAGTAAAGAAACAGGTTTTAAAAGATGCTTGAGGGAGAAGATCTTGGCAATCTCTTCTGCACAATAAAGGAGCCACTCTGCAAGCTCTACAATTGTATGAAGGTCTCCTGGACCTATGCTGTATTTAGAAGAGATCTCATCCTCTGTCTTTTCTTCTATCCAGTCAACAAGGCAGAGGGCTGTTTTCAGCTCAGAAAGAACCTGTTCAAAGGGATATTCTTCTGTATCGATCAGAAGCTCTTTCTCATATTTATAATAGGCATTAAGCATATCATCCATTTCTCTTTCCTTTACAGCAAGGTTCATCATATCAGGTGTATGGCATATAATATGAATAATAGAAATCAATCTCTTGGGCTTAGGACTCTTAAGGGCATCCCTAAGTATTACACCTGTAAGAGGGTCTATATACAGCTCTGAGACCCTTTTTCCAAAGGGTGTTGGTCTTAAATAACCAGAGGTCTCTGTAATAAGACCTTGTTCTTTGAGAAAGCTGATAATCCTTTTGGTAATTCTGAATATTCCTTCTGTATCCCTCTGGTATCCGTAAAAAGTATTTTTAAGAAAGTTCCTTATCTCATCCTCCTTCATGGTGAAAAGCCCTGCTATTGATGAAAGTATATGGACCCTGAGCACAGATTCATCTGCCAGCTGCGATTCTATTGCCTCGGGCTCGCCCTTGATATAATTTTCTACTATAAATCTCTCATCGCTTCTTGACCTTGCGATCATTATGGACTGTCCATAACTGTCATAACCTGGTCTTCCTGCCCTTCCTGACATCTGTTTTACCTCCATTACTGGTATGGGCTCAATACCCCTTGCAGACTCATACCTCTTCCAGTCCTTTATTATTACTGTCCTTGAAGGAAGATTAAGGCCCATTGCAAGGGTTGTTGTGGAAACAAGAATACTTATCTTACCCTCTCTGAAGGCATCTTCGACAAGGCCTCTATGCTCAGAAAGAAGTCCTGCATGATGGAAGGCTGCTCCACCTTTTAAGGTCTCTGCGAGTCTCTTTGACAGCCTTGTTGGCTCTCCTGTAGAAAGGACATCCATTGATATTTTTTCAAGAATGGAACTGTCACTTTCAGAAATCCTGCTTCTGAGAGACTCTGAACACTTCTCAGCAAGGGATTCTGCTGATCTTCTTGTGTTTACGAATATGAGAACCTGGCCTGATGCCTTTACTGTATCAAGGGCTATATCAAGTACCTCAATCTTTGAGGTCCTCTCTATCCACTTAATAGAACCATCATTGAAAAGCACAGCTCCATTAAAATATACGCCCTCCTTCAGAGGAACAGGTCTCCATCTTGATTCAACGAGCTCTGCTTTTAGCCAGTCAGCAATCTCAGAGGCATTTTTTATAGTAGCACTTAATCCTAGTATTCTTATATGAGGATAACTATCCCTAAGCCTTGTGAGGACAATCTCCAGTGTAGGTCCACGATGGCGGTCACCAAGAAGGTGAATCTCATCAACAACCACTAACCTTATATCACCCAGCCATGATGCATGGTGTCTTATAAGGGAATCAACCTTTTCATTGGTGGCTATGATTAAATCAGCCCTTTCGAGCCAGGGATCAGCGCTGTCATAATCACCAGTGCTCTGCATCACCTTCATACCCAGTCTCTCATATCTCTTTTTGAAATCATCATACTTCTGCCGTGCCAGAGCTCTAAGAGGAACAAGATAGAGTATCTTTCCGCCTTCTTCAAAGAAGACTTTCAGAAAAAGTATCTCAGCTATCAGGGTCTTCCCCGAGGCTGTTGGTGCAGATACAATAAAAGAGCTTTCAGTAGAAATGAGGCCCTTTTTTAATGCCTCTTCCTGAGGTGGATAGAGAACACTCACACCTGTGTTCTTAATGGCATCAATCAGCCTTTGATCAGCACCAAAGGACTTTAAATCCTCTATGGTCATGATTTAGAATATCATATTTATCTGCCAATCATTTTATAGCAGGAGGTGTGAATGGAAAGGTTTACTCTTCATCCAGAGGATTCTGTTCTTATAATAATTGATATTCAGGAAAGGCTTGCCCAGGTAATGGCTGAAAGGGAAAGGGTAATCAATAACTGCCTCCATCTCATTGAATTATCAAAATTACTGAACATACCGATTGTGATAACAGAGCAGTATCCTAAAGGCCTTGGCAGCACTGTGAAGGAAATCAGGGAGGCATTGCCTGAATATAAACCCTTTGAAAAGCTCTCATTCAACTGCTGCAGTGAGAAAGGTTTTATGGAGATAATTGAAGGTATAAAGAGAAAAAAGATGATAATTACTGGCATGGAGACACATATATGCGTCTTACAGACATGCCTTGGACTTCTTGAAAGAGGTCTTTATGTCCATGTAGTATCTGATGCAGTATGTTCAAGGTCAGAAGAAAATAAAAAAGCAGGTCTTGAATTCATGAGGGATGCTGGTGCAGCCATCACATGTACAGAGACAGTTCTATTTCAGGCATTAAGAATCGCAGGCACAGAGGAATTCAGGGTTATCTCAAAAAGGATAAAATAAAAATTCTCACCTAAAACTTTGCTCTTCCGAAGGGAAAAGCCCCTTTTCCACTTCTTCCTTATAAGTCTTGATTGCCCTGATTGCCTCTTCCTTAAGATTGGCATACCTCTTAACGAACTTTGGTGTGAATCTTTCAAAAAGCCCGAGGATATCGTGAATGACAAGTACCTGACCATCACAATAAGGGCCGGCTCCTATTCCTATGGTTGGAATGGATAACTTCTCTGTAATCTCCCTTGCAAGATCCATAGGTATTGCCTCAAGAACTATTGCAAAGACACCTGCATCCTGGAGCATAAGACTGTCTTCTATTAACTTTCTTCTCTGCTCCTCTGTCCTTCCCTGAACCTTAAATCCACCCATCCTGAGTATTGCCTGAGGAGTAAGCCCCACATGACCGAGCACCGGTATTTCTGCCTTTACTATTGCGCTGACCTGTGGAATAATCTCAGATCCGCCCTCTAACTTAACTGCCTGAGCTCCTGCCCCCTTGATAAATCTTCCTGCATTCCTTACAGCCTCTTCTATGCTTATCTGGTAACTGAGATAGGGCATACCTCCTATAACCATTGCATTCTTTGCTGCCCTCGCTACCATTGCTGTATGGTAGATCATCTCATCCATTGTAACAGGAAGGGTATTTTCCTTTCCCTGAACAACCATTCCAAGGGAATCTCCAACAAGGATCATATCTATACCTGCCTCATCAACTATCCTTGCAAAAGGGTAGTCATAGGCAGTAAGCATGGTAATCTTTCTGCCTTCAGCCTTTTTCTTCCAGAGTTCCTGAATGGTGATCATCTCTTAAATCAGTGCCTTATATATCTTGGTGCTATATCCAGACCTGAATTAAGTACTTTTAGTATATCCTTTATTAAAACAGGCATAGCGAAACTGAAAAAAATCTTTCATGCCCCGTTAATATACTAATTATACTGAAATTACTCTATTGAGTATAGCATATCATTTTCCTATACTGAATTTTGCTGCCTGTACTGTATTATACATGAGCATTGCTATTGTCATTGGACCTGCACCACCAGGTACAGGTGTTATGTAAGATGCCTTTTCCTTTGCTGCATCAAAATCCACATCACCAACAATCTTTCCATCAGGAGTTACATTTATACCTATATCAATCACAACTGCACCAGGTTTTATCATGTCACCTGTAATGAATTTTGCCTTTCCTATGGCAACGCAGAGTATATCAGCCCTCAGGCATTCTTCTTTAAGATCAGGTGTTCTTGAATGACATACAGTAACAGTGGCATTCTTTCTCAATAGAAGAAGGGCAAGGGGTTTTCCAACAATAATACTTCTTCCAACAACTACCGCCCTTTTTCCTGCAGGGTCTATTCCATAAGCCTCAAGCATCTTTATTACTCCAAAGGGCGTACAGGGAATAAAAGTCGGCTCATCAAGCAGGAGTTTCCCAAGACTGTGAGGACCGAAGCCATCGACATCCTTATTGGGTGCAATCCTGTACATAACCTCTTTCTCATCAAGATGTTTTGGCAGAGGAAGCTGAACGAGTATTCCGTGAACCTGCGAATCAGCATTAAGTTTATCAATTAGTTTGAGAAGTTCATCCCGGGATGTCTGCTCAGGAAGTTTATAACCGAAGCTCTTAATTCCTATCTCTTCACAGGTCTTTTCTTTTGAGGCAACATATTTCTTTGAAGCGGGATTTTCTCCTACTAGTACCACAGCAAGACCGGGTATGATACCCTTCGCTTTAAGCTCTGCTATCTCTTTTTTTAATCCTTCTCTGATATCCTGCGCTACTTTTTTTCCATCAATAATCTGAGCTGCCATTTTTGCCTCCCCGTAATTTAAAAAATATCAGTTACCGAAAGTAATCCTGTTACTACAAGTGAAATTTGAATATTTGATATAAAAGGTCATTTATTATTGCTTAAAAAAGCAGGACTTGTAAAGAGAAAAGGCATAAAAATAATTAATCAATTAATAAAACCTACAATCTTTTCTTTATAAGCTCAAGCATTTCTTCCCTTGTCGATTGTCTTGTTCTGAAAAGACCTCTAACTGCAGAAGTTACTGTCCTGGCACCTGGCTTTTTAATACCTCTCATGCTAAGGCACAGATGTTCTGCATCAATGACTACCATTGCTCCCTTTGGTCTGAGTCTTTCCATTAGCAGGTCTGCAAGCTGGCTCGTTAGCCGCTCCTGAACCTGAGGTCTTTTAGCAAGGATCTCCAGTGCCTTTGCAAGCTCACTCAGTCCAACTATCCTGCCAGCAGGGATATAGGCTATATGGGCAATTCCTATGAATGGAAGAAGATGGTGTTCACATATGGAGTAAAATGGAATATCCTTTAGAAGAACCATTTCGTCATGACTCTCTCCTTCCATTGGCTTTAAAATCTCCTCTGTGGATCCCTTGAGCCCTCCGAAAAGCTCCTCAGACATCTTTGCAACCCTCTTAGGAGTATCCCTAAGTCCAGGTCTTGAGGGATCCTCTCCTATACCCTCAAGTATGAGCCTTACACCTTCTTCAATCTTTTTTATGTCCACAGTATATTACCTCCCTGTCTGTTATAATCATATCTACTTTTCTGTCATGACCCTCAAGGCAGACGTCCTCCACAATCTGCTCATCATAGGCGATAGCAATTACTGGGATATCTTTTTTTAATCCCGCAAGGAGCTTATCATAGTAACCAGACCCATAGCCAATACGGCCACCGCTTCTGTCAAAGGCAACTCCGGGAACAATGATAATATCAGCCTCATTCAGGTCTCTCAATGGACAGCTATCATCAGGCTCCAGGATTCCGGCATAACCCTTTTTAAGCTGTCCGGGTGAGGTTATCTCCCTCACCTCAAGCTCCTTCTTTTCTATATTGACCCTGGGAAGAAAGACCCTTTTCCCGGCGATAAGACACTCTTGTATGAGCTCATGAGTATCTGGCTCTGACCTGAAAGAGGCATAAAGAAGAAGAATTCCTGCATTTTTAAATTCCTCAAGTTCCAGTAATCTCTTTTTGATAAGTATACTCTTTTCATACATTAAGGAGGATGGGAAGGAGTCTCTTTTTTTAATAATTGAGTTTCTTATATCTTCCTTTGAAAGAAATCTCATTATTCCCTGAGTCTGGAATCAAGAATCTCTTTTATTATTCTTATATCCTTTACAGCCTGAGGTGCATGCACATAGGGAGAAAGGCCCTTTATATCAGCTTCCATTATCTCATGATTGAAGCCTATAAATCCGAGTATCTCCATACCCTCTATGTTACTGGATATAAATTCCCTGTCAGCTTCATTCCTGACCTTGTTACCAACAACGAAAACCCTTTTTACGCCAAGACCCCTTGCAAGATCCCTGACGGTAATTGCAGTCTGGATACTCCTTGATCCAGGTTCAATTACAACTATAAAGGCATCAACTCCTTCAGCAGTGCCTCTTGTAAGGTGTTCGATTCCAGCCTCCATATCCACAATTACTACCTCATTTCTTTCTACAATGAGATGTTTTAATAATCTTCTTAAAAAGACATTCTCAGGACAGTAACATCCAGAGGAAGCCTCTTTTGATTTTCCAATCGTAAGAAGTATTATTCCATCAAGCCTGTATCCTATCTCATCAGGTATATCATCAACCTTTGGATTGAGCTTAAATACTCCACCCATCTGACCGGGTTTCGCTCCTGTCCTTTCTGCTATAAGGTCTGTAAGCTCAGCTATCGGTCTTATCTTCTGCGCCTCTTCTTTTGGAATTCCAAGTGCTCCAGCAAGATTGGCATCAGGATCTGCATCAACAGCAATAACCCTTTTACCTTCCTCTCTGTAAAGATAACAGAGAACAGAGCTTAAGGTTGTCTTACCAACTCCACCTTTTCCTGTAATAGCCACTTTCATCTCTTATTCAGAAGCCCTTTTACTACCTCAAGGAATTTTTCGATAATCCATAGGTCATCCTTGAGATGTTTTACAACCTCTCTGTCATCAACTTCATGATATAAATGAATAAGTACGTTCCTGAATCCTGCCATTGCCTTTAGCTTAACAGCTTATGCCTCATCTATAACTCCCACATCCTTCAGGATAAGAAAACAACCTCCATACTCGTCAGAAACCTTACCAGTAATTTTAGATAATATATGATGACTTATATCATTATAGCCTGAATAGCAACAATAAAATTATATTTTGCAGCATTAAGGACAGCTCTTCAGAATCTCTCTCTCCTCAAGTAGAGCATATTCTTTAAGGCTTGCAATGAGCTGAGTATCTCCTCAGAGAGCGCTTTTATCTTATCTGGATTTAATCTTTTATAATCCATTTTATCCTTCAAGACAGAAGGTCAAGTATAATCTCCCTTCTCTTTGGCAGAAGGTCAAAATATCTCTTCCATGTCTCCTCTAAGAATTCTTTTCTCACTTCATCATCCTTTGAAAATAAAAGTATGCCTTTTGTGGCATGATACCTGAAACCCCACGTGGCATGATTAAGTGCCCTTATATCAAGGGGCATTATCCTGGTATCCATCTCAGTACGTACAGATAGCTCAAGACAGTACTCAAGTTCTTCTTCAGGAACAATGGATTCATCAAGATAAAGGGCTATATCAATATCTCTGAAGGGAATATCCTCTTGAAAGGAGCCATGAATATAGGCAAAGATTCTCTCACCTCTGGGCTCAAGATAACTTCGCAGTCTGGAGCTTATCTCTGCTTTATCTCTCATAAACTATTTTAACACATATGAAAAGCCTTCCATAGATTCTTTACAACTGTCGGACTTTGGCATTGCTGCACTCAAGTGAGGCAGTTCTATGCTTTTACTGTCTGAAAATTAGGAAGGTAATTTTCACTTGACAGGCCTTGCGCGATATGGTAAGTTTTTGCAATGTTATCCGGAATTAAAAAAGTAAAGGTGAGTCCTTTGCATCTAAGTCTTTTTTTGTTGATATTAATTGTCTCCATACCTAGCCTGTCCTACAGCGCACCTTATGGTAAGGGAGAGCTTGTAACAGAATTTGGTGCAGAGATTTCCTATATCTCTGGCTATACCCTCTATCATATAAGTTATTATGAAGGTCTGTCAGGTGCTGAGAGTGAGCTAGAATTTCCCCTGAAGACCTATATGCTGGGACTTCAGGCAGCAATCCTCTACAGAGAGAAGGAGCAGGATAGGTTTAAACTTAATTTTGAGCTTCTTAAGAATCTTGATAATGGCTCTGGAAAACTCAAGGACTCGGACTGGCTTACAGAT
This DNA window, taken from Thermodesulfovibrionales bacterium, encodes the following:
- a CDS encoding DEAD/DEAH box helicase — its product is MTIEDLKSFGADQRLIDAIKNTGVSVLYPPQEEALKKGLISTESSFIVSAPTASGKTLIAEILFLKVFFEEGGKILYLVPLRALARQKYDDFKKRYERLGMKVMQSTGDYDSADPWLERADLIIATNEKVDSLIRHHASWLGDIRLVVVDEIHLLGDRHRGPTLEIVLTRLRDSYPHIRILGLSATIKNASEIADWLKAELVESRWRPVPLKEGVYFNGAVLFNDGSIKWIERTSKIEVLDIALDTVKASGQVLIFVNTRRSAESLAEKCSESLRSRISESDSSILEKISMDVLSTGEPTRLSKRLAETLKGGAAFHHAGLLSEHRGLVEDAFREGKISILVSTTTLAMGLNLPSRTVIIKDWKRYESARGIEPIPVMEVKQMSGRAGRPGYDSYGQSIMIARSRSDERFIVENYIKGEPEAIESQLADESVLRVHILSSIAGLFTMKEDEIRNFLKNTFYGYQRDTEGIFRITKRIISFLKEQGLITETSGYLRPTPFGKRVSELYIDPLTGVILRDALKSPKPKRLISIIHIICHTPDMMNLAVKEREMDDMLNAYYKYEKELLIDTEEYPFEQVLSELKTALCLVDWIEEKTEDEISSKYSIGPGDLHTIVELAEWLLYCAEEIAKIFSLKHLLKPVSLLRLRMSYGIKEELLELITLKGIGRIRARSLYNAGFRTREHIKSSSLNELAKVSGIGLSIARSIKSQVE
- a CDS encoding hydrolase — encoded protein: MERFTLHPEDSVLIIIDIQERLAQVMAERERVINNCLHLIELSKLLNIPIVITEQYPKGLGSTVKEIREALPEYKPFEKLSFNCCSEKGFMEIIEGIKRKKMIITGMETHICVLQTCLGLLERGLYVHVVSDAVCSRSEENKKAGLEFMRDAGAAITCTETVLFQALRIAGTEEFRVISKRIK
- the panB gene encoding 3-methyl-2-oxobutanoate hydroxymethyltransferase, with amino-acid sequence MITIQELWKKKAEGRKITMLTAYDYPFARIVDEAGIDMILVGDSLGMVVQGKENTLPVTMDEMIYHTAMVARAAKNAMVIGGMPYLSYQISIEEAVRNAGRFIKGAGAQAVKLEGGSEIIPQVSAIVKAEIPVLGHVGLTPQAILRMGGFKVQGRTEEQRRKLIEDSLMLQDAGVFAIVLEAIPMDLAREITEKLSIPTIGIGAGPYCDGQVLVIHDILGLFERFTPKFVKRYANLKEEAIRAIKTYKEEVEKGLFPSEEQSFR
- the folD gene encoding bifunctional methylenetetrahydrofolate dehydrogenase/methenyltetrahydrofolate cyclohydrolase FolD → MAAQIIDGKKVAQDIREGLKKEIAELKAKGIIPGLAVVLVGENPASKKYVASKEKTCEEIGIKSFGYKLPEQTSRDELLKLIDKLNADSQVHGILVQLPLPKHLDEKEVMYRIAPNKDVDGFGPHSLGKLLLDEPTFIPCTPFGVIKMLEAYGIDPAGKRAVVVGRSIIVGKPLALLLLRKNATVTVCHSRTPDLKEECLRADILCVAIGKAKFITGDMIKPGAVVIDIGINVTPDGKIVGDVDFDAAKEKASYITPVPGGAGPMTIAMLMYNTVQAAKFSIGK
- the folE gene encoding GTP cyclohydrolase I FolE — translated: MDIKKIEEGVRLILEGIGEDPSRPGLRDTPKRVAKMSEELFGGLKGSTEEILKPMEGESHDEMVLLKDIPFYSICEHHLLPFIGIAHIAYIPAGRIVGLSELAKALEILAKRPQVQERLTSQLADLLMERLRPKGAMVVIDAEHLCLSMRGIKKPGARTVTSAVRGLFRTRQSTREEMLELIKKRL
- a CDS encoding 5-formyltetrahydrofolate cyclo-ligase — encoded protein: MRFLSKEDIRNSIIKKRDSFPSSLMYEKSILIKKRLLELEEFKNAGILLLYASFRSEPDTHELIQECLIAGKRVFLPRVNIEKKELEVREITSPGQLKKGYAGILEPDDSCPLRDLNEADIIIVPGVAFDRSGGRIGYGSGYYDKLLAGLKKDIPVIAIAYDEQIVEDVCLEGHDRKVDMIITDREVIYCGHKKD